The proteins below are encoded in one region of Paenisporosarcina cavernae:
- a CDS encoding peptidylprolyl isomerase has product MFQQLTNEVSPTEALVKMNTTKGTITIKLFPEQAPKTVENFLTHAENGYYDGIVFHRIIEDFMIQGGDPTGTGMGGESIYGSTFEDEFSPELFNIRGALSMANAGPGTNGSQFFIVQKKDVDSQMLRQMQDAGYPEEIIEAYATKGGTPWLDHRHTVFGQVVEGMDVVDSMATVEKNSQDKPLEDIKIESIEIVQK; this is encoded by the coding sequence TTGTTTCAACAATTAACGAATGAAGTATCACCTACAGAAGCGCTAGTAAAAATGAATACAACTAAAGGGACAATTACGATTAAACTATTTCCAGAACAAGCACCAAAAACAGTGGAGAACTTCTTAACGCATGCTGAAAACGGATATTATGATGGCATTGTCTTTCATCGCATTATCGAAGATTTCATGATTCAAGGTGGAGACCCGACAGGAACTGGCATGGGAGGAGAAAGCATTTACGGTTCTACTTTCGAAGACGAATTCTCTCCTGAACTATTCAATATTCGTGGTGCACTATCAATGGCAAACGCAGGACCTGGAACAAACGGAAGCCAATTCTTCATCGTTCAAAAGAAAGATGTTGATTCTCAAATGCTTCGTCAAATGCAAGATGCAGGTTACCCAGAAGAAATCATCGAAGCATATGCAACAAAAGGTGGTACACCATGGTTAGACCACCGCCATACTGTGTTTGGACAAGTAGTGGAAGGAATGGATGTAGTTGATTCAATGGCTACTGTTGAAAAAAATTCTCAAGACAAACCACTTGAAGATATTAAAATCGAATCCATTGAAATCGTACAAAAATAA
- a CDS encoding MFS transporter: MTIQKRNFYIMWVSNFLVAGTATMIMPFLSLYIETFGDYSPQYVQKWSGFIFGVTFVSAFLMSPIWGRIADRFGYKPILIINGFGIALSIFLMGYVTNVETFFFLRLFMGIVTGFIPTSLAFISAQTPKESAGKTLGTLQMGSVSGTLFGPVFGGFLADSVGFQYTFVITAAAISVAALLVSFGIKEVRKVKSSHDIQYSRKTVFSSLIHHRLMLHVMIITALIQIGNFSIQPLLSLYVAQLVDQSDVALLAGMTFSAAGVGNLLFARRWGRLGDAIGYEKVLTVLLLLAFLFIIPQAFVQSLWQLMALRLLFGIAVGGLVPTTTALVRREAPIEIQGEVMGYNTSFRFLGNIIGPFFGGIVSGYVGISSVFFSTGALFLIAFFFLSYTRKQPKQDFEKVLSHEQSLQLPN, translated from the coding sequence ATGACAATTCAAAAACGAAATTTTTATATTATGTGGGTTTCAAATTTTTTAGTTGCTGGAACCGCGACCATGATAATGCCATTTCTATCTCTTTATATAGAAACTTTCGGCGATTATTCCCCTCAATATGTACAAAAATGGTCAGGATTTATCTTCGGGGTTACTTTTGTTTCTGCATTCCTCATGTCACCCATTTGGGGCCGCATTGCAGATCGTTTCGGTTATAAGCCGATTTTGATAATCAATGGGTTTGGTATTGCCTTAAGTATTTTTTTAATGGGTTATGTGACAAATGTAGAGACTTTCTTTTTCCTGCGACTCTTCATGGGTATTGTGACAGGATTTATTCCAACATCTTTAGCATTTATTAGCGCTCAAACGCCGAAAGAGAGCGCTGGTAAAACACTTGGAACATTACAAATGGGAAGTGTTTCGGGAACTCTTTTCGGTCCTGTCTTTGGAGGATTTTTAGCTGATTCTGTTGGCTTTCAATATACGTTCGTTATAACGGCAGCTGCAATTTCCGTTGCTGCACTTCTTGTCAGCTTTGGCATAAAAGAAGTACGTAAAGTGAAGTCTTCTCATGATATTCAATATTCACGAAAAACAGTTTTCTCCAGCTTGATTCACCATCGGTTAATGTTACATGTGATGATTATTACAGCGCTTATTCAAATTGGGAATTTCAGTATTCAACCGTTGTTATCTCTCTATGTCGCGCAATTGGTAGATCAATCAGATGTGGCACTTCTTGCTGGTATGACATTTAGTGCAGCTGGAGTCGGGAACTTGTTATTTGCACGTAGATGGGGACGACTTGGAGATGCAATAGGCTATGAGAAAGTGTTGACAGTTCTACTCTTACTTGCGTTTTTATTTATCATTCCGCAAGCATTTGTCCAATCGCTTTGGCAACTAATGGCGCTTCGTTTACTATTTGGTATTGCAGTTGGTGGATTAGTTCCAACGACAACCGCTTTAGTTCGACGAGAAGCGCCAATTGAAATTCAAGGGGAAGTTATGGGTTACAACACAAGCTTCCGCTTTTTAGGAAACATTATTGGACCGTTTTTCGGAGGAATTGTCAGTGGATACGTGGGTATCTCTTCCGTCTTTTTCTCCACAGGAGCATTATTTCTCATTGCGTTCTTCTTTTTAAGTTATACAAGAAAACAGCCAAAACAAGATTTCGAAAAAGTTCTTTCTCATGAACAGTCTTTACAACTCCCTAATTAG
- a CDS encoding transglycosylase domain-containing protein — protein sequence MKQTVGYIWILLLIPFAISLFLNIGKEIHVASQFQTQLDKSVPLHSPVFSQPVVMKDKNGDVFSEEYVEYRVPLTLDQIPLLAQELFIQSEDKGFYSHIGYDLSAIVRAVVANAESSDNGQGGSTITQQLVRMRYLTEEKTYERKVTELMYAYELEKQASKDTILEMYLNEMYFSNQVYGIGAAAQFYFNRDIAQLTGAELAFLAAVPNNPSLYDPIKNFEKTKARQELLLGILHDESFISDEQYSEWLQQPIRLSVKKKLQKYPEYSTYVFYELRKLVAASEGFDEQLVATTDPIQRDALNVKLDDRVQQILAGGVTIETNLDVAKQRQISSDFSSMLRIPDLQASAVVIENKTRSISALYAGKEYRKFDFHRAFQAVRQPGSAIKPLLDYAPLFETTTLTPESITNAGKYCVNTYCPSNYGGHIYGDVSIKEAFRFSYNTAALRLFEQVGVENAFSYIEPFGFDHITQQDHQFSAAIGGFTNGVTSYEMANAYSSFIDGSYSQAHAIRSVKSVAGDPLFNWKNESMIVWNPQTVKYMRELLKDVVDNGTGRGITHASSYTGAKTGTTNDYHDFWLAGLTDDYTAAVWLGFDTPRDMGNLEKQKIQHALFSAAIK from the coding sequence ATGAAACAGACGGTCGGTTATATATGGATTCTATTATTAATTCCTTTTGCTATTAGTTTATTTTTAAATATAGGAAAGGAAATTCATGTTGCATCCCAATTCCAAACGCAATTGGACAAGTCGGTTCCCCTCCACTCACCCGTCTTTAGCCAGCCTGTAGTGATGAAGGATAAGAATGGCGACGTCTTTTCAGAGGAGTATGTGGAATATCGAGTTCCATTAACGCTAGATCAAATTCCTCTACTTGCACAAGAATTATTTATTCAGAGTGAGGATAAAGGTTTTTATTCCCATATTGGATATGATTTAAGTGCAATTGTACGAGCTGTTGTGGCGAATGCAGAGTCCTCCGATAATGGTCAAGGTGGTAGCACGATCACACAACAATTAGTAAGAATGCGCTATTTAACAGAAGAAAAGACATACGAACGTAAAGTGACAGAGCTTATGTATGCATATGAGCTGGAAAAACAGGCATCTAAAGATACGATTTTAGAAATGTATTTGAATGAAATGTATTTCAGTAATCAAGTCTATGGGATTGGTGCAGCTGCACAATTTTATTTTAATCGAGATATTGCGCAATTAACTGGAGCCGAACTTGCATTTTTGGCTGCTGTTCCAAACAATCCCTCTCTTTACGATCCGATAAAGAATTTCGAGAAAACAAAAGCACGCCAAGAATTATTGCTTGGAATTTTACACGATGAGTCGTTCATCTCTGACGAGCAATATTCCGAATGGCTACAGCAACCTATCCGCCTTTCCGTCAAAAAGAAACTTCAAAAGTATCCAGAGTATAGTACATATGTATTTTATGAACTACGAAAATTAGTTGCTGCTTCAGAAGGTTTCGATGAACAATTAGTCGCTACAACTGACCCTATTCAACGGGATGCTCTCAATGTGAAATTGGACGATCGAGTGCAACAAATTCTAGCAGGTGGAGTGACCATTGAAACCAATTTAGATGTTGCAAAACAACGCCAAATTTCATCTGACTTTTCATCTATGCTACGTATTCCAGATTTACAAGCATCAGCTGTCGTGATTGAGAATAAAACACGATCTATTTCAGCACTTTACGCAGGAAAAGAGTACCGGAAATTTGATTTTCATCGTGCATTTCAAGCCGTGAGGCAACCAGGTTCTGCGATTAAACCTTTGCTCGACTATGCACCTCTTTTTGAAACGACTACCTTAACTCCTGAAAGCATAACGAATGCTGGGAAATATTGTGTGAATACATATTGTCCAAGTAATTATGGTGGACATATATACGGGGATGTTTCGATTAAAGAAGCGTTTCGATTTAGTTATAATACGGCAGCGCTTCGATTGTTCGAGCAAGTTGGAGTAGAGAATGCGTTTTCCTATATCGAACCATTTGGATTTGATCATATCACGCAGCAAGACCATCAATTTTCAGCGGCAATTGGCGGATTTACGAATGGCGTCACGTCCTACGAGATGGCGAATGCTTATTCAAGCTTTATCGATGGATCTTACTCCCAAGCCCATGCGATCCGAAGTGTAAAATCTGTGGCAGGAGACCCGCTTTTTAACTGGAAAAACGAATCGATGATTGTTTGGAATCCACAAACAGTAAAGTATATGCGGGAATTACTAAAGGATGTCGTCGACAATGGAACTGGCAGAGGCATTACGCACGCATCTTCGTATACAGGAGCGAAAACAGGAACAACGAATGATTACCATGATTTCTGGCTAGCAGGCTTAACGGATGATTATACAGCGGCCGTTTGGTTAGGATTCGATACACCTCGTGATATGGGAAATCTAGAAAAGCAGAAAATACAGCATGCATTATTCTCAGCAGCCATAAAATAA
- a CDS encoding DUF5366 family protein: protein MKNPYIFGYLPLITIVLFSLTFGVYAVGEAMTLFQGIGVYAGMREFLTHLQLQLFLLIVFALFFFMVFSALKLIAETIHELAMLFFSKDIKGETIHQARGGYVIFFFGSLLSVIGIQSIQLLALVFLGTAFIYFVYVVYKLSHTLTFGGTLGLILFEILTWSIFVSMILYVFFKLYNGIIASLPFLDQ from the coding sequence ATGAAAAATCCATATATTTTTGGATACTTACCTTTAATTACAATTGTTTTATTCAGCTTAACCTTTGGGGTTTATGCAGTTGGTGAAGCAATGACACTGTTTCAAGGCATCGGCGTATACGCTGGTATGCGAGAGTTTTTAACTCATTTACAACTACAGCTTTTTCTTTTAATCGTTTTTGCTCTCTTCTTTTTTATGGTGTTTTCCGCGTTGAAGTTAATTGCAGAAACCATTCATGAGTTAGCGATGCTCTTTTTCTCGAAGGATATAAAAGGCGAAACAATTCATCAAGCACGTGGTGGGTATGTCATTTTCTTTTTCGGATCGCTTTTATCTGTGATTGGTATTCAATCAATTCAATTGTTAGCACTTGTTTTCTTAGGGACTGCTTTTATCTATTTCGTTTATGTCGTGTATAAGCTAAGTCATACGCTAACGTTTGGTGGAACTCTAGGGTTAATACTTTTTGAAATATTAACATGGAGCATTTTTGTTTCCATGATTTTGTATGTCTTTTTTAAGTTATACAACGGAATAATTGCCAGCTTGCCATTTTTAGATCAATAA
- a CDS encoding Na+/H+ antiporter subunit A, protein MEFVFILFIPMILAMIIPIFYKKIPGIHTGWVVLIAPVVLFIYYCTYVPSISVGQTFTSQFNWIPSLDIAVVSYLDGLSLLFSLLITGIGTLVVFYSIFYLDRTREKLHLFYVYLLLFMTAMLGVVQSDHMITLYMFWELTSISSFLLIGYWYKRERSRYGALKSMMITVFGGLMMFAAFLMLAEIGGTYSIRELIANANGMIESQLYLWALFLLLLGAFTKSAQFPFYIWLPDAMEAPTPVSAYLHSATMVKAGLYLVARFTPIFAFSEYWVWTVTSVGLFTMLWASFFAVKQTDLKGILAFSTVSQLGLIMSLLGAASFAFHVENPAETIFKYAAFAAIFHLINHATFKGSLFMVAGIIDHEAGTRDIRKLGGLMSVMPISFTIAFIGTFSMAGIPPFNGFLSKEMFLTSILSIQEFSSFSMNQYFYLFLAIAWIGSIFTFVYSMYFVFHTFIGKRHQDLLPKQPHEAPIGMLIAPAILAVLVVVIFFIPNIIGDTFIKPAVIAIQPFLYTSPEEVPIHVAAWHGFKMEFWLTVGVIAIGFILFKLIPKWRRVYELVPDSVSLNAMYNLIMAFFETGVNKISSSYMRGSIRHYLHYMFYGFIVLVIGTLFLTNAFVLDITKLSPIHLYEVILILVLFAGTLTILLAKSRLTSIIALGAVGYTVALFFVIFKAPDLALTQLVIETVSVALFLLAFYHLPKLNRHEKRIRFRIHNAIVAFGVGVTVTLVALAAQSQKFVSSISSYYKETVYKEAGGENMVNVILVDYRGFDTLFEIAVLAIASLGIIGMIKLRLTKKKGEKPVENK, encoded by the coding sequence GTGGAATTCGTATTTATATTATTCATACCGATGATCCTTGCGATGATCATACCTATATTTTATAAAAAAATCCCTGGGATACATACTGGTTGGGTCGTTTTAATCGCCCCAGTCGTCCTTTTCATTTACTACTGCACGTATGTACCATCTATATCAGTTGGACAAACGTTTACGTCACAATTTAATTGGATACCTTCATTAGACATAGCAGTTGTGTCGTATTTAGATGGATTAAGTTTGCTTTTCTCTCTCCTCATCACTGGAATTGGGACGTTAGTTGTCTTTTACTCCATTTTTTATTTAGATCGGACAAGAGAAAAACTTCACTTGTTCTACGTGTACTTACTCCTCTTTATGACTGCTATGTTAGGTGTCGTTCAATCCGATCATATGATTACTCTGTATATGTTTTGGGAATTAACATCGATCTCCTCCTTCCTACTAATTGGTTATTGGTATAAAAGAGAACGTTCTAGATATGGAGCACTAAAATCGATGATGATCACCGTTTTCGGTGGCTTAATGATGTTTGCAGCGTTTTTAATGCTAGCGGAAATTGGTGGCACTTATTCCATACGTGAATTAATTGCAAATGCTAACGGCATGATAGAGAGTCAGCTCTATCTATGGGCTTTATTTTTACTCCTTTTAGGTGCTTTTACAAAATCAGCTCAATTCCCGTTTTACATTTGGTTACCGGATGCGATGGAAGCACCGACACCAGTTAGTGCGTATTTGCATTCAGCAACGATGGTGAAAGCAGGACTCTATTTAGTCGCTCGTTTTACACCAATCTTTGCTTTTTCGGAATATTGGGTTTGGACGGTGACTTCCGTTGGATTATTCACCATGCTATGGGCATCATTTTTCGCAGTGAAACAAACGGATTTAAAAGGTATTTTAGCATTTTCCACTGTAAGTCAACTTGGTTTAATCATGTCTCTTTTAGGAGCTGCAAGCTTTGCCTTTCATGTAGAAAATCCAGCTGAAACAATTTTCAAATACGCTGCATTTGCTGCGATTTTTCATTTAATCAATCATGCAACTTTTAAAGGAAGTTTGTTCATGGTGGCAGGAATTATTGACCATGAAGCAGGAACGAGAGACATTCGCAAACTTGGCGGCTTAATGAGTGTCATGCCAATTAGTTTCACAATAGCATTCATTGGAACCTTCTCCATGGCAGGTATTCCACCGTTTAACGGTTTTTTAAGTAAGGAAATGTTTTTAACATCGATTCTTTCGATACAAGAATTTTCCTCATTTTCCATGAATCAGTATTTTTATTTATTCCTTGCGATAGCATGGATCGGAAGTATCTTCACATTTGTGTACAGTATGTATTTTGTTTTCCATACGTTCATCGGAAAACGACATCAAGATCTACTACCTAAACAACCTCATGAGGCACCTATTGGAATGTTAATCGCGCCTGCAATCTTAGCAGTTTTAGTAGTAGTAATCTTCTTCATTCCAAATATCATTGGAGATACTTTCATAAAACCAGCTGTCATTGCGATTCAGCCGTTTCTTTATACTTCTCCCGAAGAAGTTCCAATTCATGTCGCAGCTTGGCACGGATTTAAAATGGAATTTTGGCTAACAGTTGGCGTAATAGCCATTGGGTTTATCCTTTTTAAACTTATTCCCAAGTGGCGTCGTGTCTATGAATTAGTTCCTGATAGCGTTTCGTTAAATGCAATGTATAACCTTATCATGGCATTTTTTGAAACTGGTGTTAACAAAATTTCATCTAGTTATATGCGCGGTTCGATTCGCCACTATCTGCATTATATGTTTTACGGCTTTATCGTTTTAGTGATTGGTACGTTGTTTTTAACGAACGCGTTTGTTCTTGATATAACGAAACTTTCTCCTATTCATTTGTATGAAGTCATATTAATACTCGTATTATTTGCAGGAACACTTACGATTTTATTGGCAAAGTCGCGACTTACTTCCATTATCGCACTTGGTGCTGTCGGCTATACAGTTGCTCTATTCTTTGTCATTTTTAAAGCACCTGATTTAGCTTTAACGCAATTAGTAATTGAAACGGTTTCGGTCGCGTTATTTTTACTGGCATTCTATCACTTGCCAAAATTAAATCGTCATGAAAAAAGAATCCGTTTTCGAATTCACAATGCGATAGTAGCATTTGGTGTTGGTGTAACTGTCACGTTAGTTGCATTAGCAGCTCAATCCCAAAAGTTTGTCTCAAGTATTTCTTCGTACTATAAAGAGACCGTATATAAGGAAGCTGGCGGTGAAAACATGGTCAACGTGATATTAGTTGACTATCGTGGTTTCGATACGCTTTTTGAAATAGCGGTTTTAGCAATCGCCTCTCTCGGCATCATTGGTATGATTAAACTGCGACTGACAAAAAAGAAAGGAGAGAAACCGGTTGAAAACAAATGA
- a CDS encoding Na(+)/H(+) antiporter subunit B, whose protein sequence is MKTNDVILQTTANIVFFIIFLFSIHIFFAGHYAPGGGFVGGLLTSSAIVLLLLAYDLKTISTALPINYVVMTAIGLLIAITTAAASIMFNMPFFTHAYDYYDLPLLGKQSLHSAMAFDLGVYLVVVGVTMTIIQTIGADD, encoded by the coding sequence TTGAAAACAAATGATGTCATTTTACAAACGACAGCAAATATTGTGTTTTTTATCATCTTTCTTTTCTCGATTCACATCTTCTTTGCAGGTCACTATGCACCAGGCGGTGGATTCGTAGGCGGTTTATTAACATCTAGCGCGATTGTCCTTCTGTTACTTGCGTATGATTTAAAAACAATCTCTACCGCTTTACCGATCAACTATGTAGTCATGACAGCTATCGGCCTATTGATCGCTATTACAACAGCTGCGGCTTCGATTATGTTCAACATGCCTTTCTTTACACACGCATATGATTATTACGATCTACCGCTGTTAGGGAAGCAATCCCTTCATTCTGCGATGGCATTCGATTTGGGTGTCTATTTAGTTGTAGTTGGAGTAACGATGACCATTATTCAAACGATAGGAGCGGATGATTAA
- a CDS encoding Na(+)/H(+) antiporter subunit C has translation MEILMSFVIGFLFMAAVYLMLSRSLLRIIIGTAVLSHGAHLLLLTMGGFGGDAPPVLQHGETSYVDPLPQALILTAIVISFGVTAFFLVLAYRSYQELETDNMNLLRGIDEDD, from the coding sequence ATGGAAATTTTGATGAGTTTTGTCATTGGCTTCTTATTTATGGCAGCAGTATATTTAATGCTTTCTAGAAGTTTATTACGGATTATTATCGGTACAGCAGTGTTAAGTCACGGCGCTCATTTATTGCTACTTACTATGGGAGGCTTTGGAGGTGACGCTCCCCCTGTGTTGCAACATGGGGAAACAAGTTATGTTGATCCTTTACCACAGGCATTAATTTTAACGGCCATTGTGATTAGCTTTGGCGTGACAGCATTCTTTTTAGTATTAGCGTATCGTTCTTACCAAGAGTTAGAAACAGACAACATGAATTTGCTAAGGGGGATAGATGAAGATGATTAA
- a CDS encoding Na+/H+ antiporter subunit D → MINFLLFPIIVPFFVAMVLLFFPSKVKAQRTITMLALVINLVISLRLIHLVHTKGIQVVTLGSWDAPFGISMVSDMFSALLVTSTSIIALFVVWTSMFSVGIEREKHFYYPGILFLLTGVNGAFTTGDIFNMFVFFEVLLMASYLLIVLGGEKKQLRESIKYILVNVTSSALFVITVGYLYAVVGTLNMADISQKIAQVNQPGILTVIAVLFLVVFGFKSAIFPLFFWLPKSYAAPPIPVLALFGALLTKVGVYAIIRTYTLFFIHDTAFTHELLMILSIITIVFGLIGALAYFDVKQIIIYNIIIAVGVILFGASIMNETAMEGAIFYLLHDILLKGALFLLIGVLIHVTGTTNLRKMGGVLSTHPVLAWSYLIAAFGLVGIPPLSGFIGKLLIVKGAIEGDELILSLVILLSSLGVLLSVIRIFIHAFWGEAPQEVMYKKDAHYRALLVPAVIITAITVFYGVGAEVLMPYVTQATSTLMNPLEYIQAVLGGA, encoded by the coding sequence ATGATTAACTTTCTTTTATTCCCAATAATTGTGCCCTTTTTCGTGGCAATGGTCCTGCTATTCTTTCCGTCTAAAGTGAAAGCTCAGCGGACTATTACGATGTTGGCTTTAGTAATAAACCTTGTCATCTCTTTACGATTAATACACCTTGTACATACAAAAGGGATTCAAGTCGTAACGTTAGGAAGCTGGGATGCACCTTTTGGAATATCCATGGTTTCGGATATGTTCTCTGCCCTACTTGTCACTTCGACTAGTATCATTGCTTTGTTCGTCGTTTGGACGAGTATGTTCTCAGTTGGGATAGAACGAGAAAAACATTTCTATTATCCTGGGATCTTATTTCTATTAACTGGTGTAAACGGGGCATTTACTACGGGAGATATATTCAACATGTTTGTATTTTTCGAAGTATTATTAATGGCATCTTACTTACTAATAGTTTTAGGTGGCGAGAAGAAACAGCTTAGAGAATCGATTAAATATATTTTGGTCAATGTGACTTCTTCTGCCTTATTCGTTATTACAGTCGGATATTTATATGCTGTTGTTGGAACGCTCAACATGGCAGATATTAGTCAAAAAATTGCTCAAGTAAACCAACCAGGGATACTCACCGTTATAGCGGTTCTTTTCTTAGTCGTATTCGGCTTTAAGAGTGCGATTTTTCCACTGTTTTTCTGGTTACCCAAATCCTATGCTGCCCCTCCTATTCCGGTCTTAGCGCTATTTGGTGCTTTACTGACAAAAGTTGGAGTGTATGCAATTATCAGGACGTACACGTTATTTTTCATTCACGACACAGCCTTTACCCATGAGTTACTGATGATTCTCTCCATCATTACGATTGTTTTTGGGTTAATTGGTGCACTTGCCTATTTTGATGTGAAACAAATCATCATTTATAACATCATTATTGCAGTAGGAGTCATTCTTTTTGGTGCTTCGATTATGAATGAAACAGCGATGGAAGGAGCTATTTTCTACTTACTTCATGACATATTGCTTAAAGGTGCGTTGTTCTTACTCATTGGCGTTCTCATTCATGTCACTGGTACGACTAATTTACGGAAAATGGGTGGTGTCCTTTCCACACATCCAGTATTAGCTTGGAGTTATTTAATCGCTGCTTTTGGTTTAGTAGGTATTCCCCCATTAAGTGGTTTTATCGGAAAACTCCTTATTGTAAAAGGCGCGATCGAAGGTGACGAATTAATTCTGTCACTTGTCATTTTATTATCAAGCTTAGGTGTATTACTTTCAGTCATTCGTATTTTCATTCATGCTTTTTGGGGTGAAGCACCGCAAGAGGTGATGTATAAAAAAGATGCACATTATAGGGCCCTACTCGTACCTGCTGTAATTATAACGGCGATTACGGTGTTCTATGGTGTTGGTGCAGAAGTATTAATGCCTTATGTGACGCAAGCTACTTCTACCTTGATGAATCCATTAGAATATATTCAAGCTGTATTAGGGGGTGCATAA
- a CDS encoding Na+/H+ antiporter subunit E yields MAFQVLLNFFIAFLWMFLSMNFTLSTFLIGFILGIIMILMMNRFIPGRFYMGRVWALVKLFFLFLKELFLANFQVLSLIIRPKMPIKPAIFALPTVLEKEWEITLLSNLITLTPGTLVVAISEDSKTLFIHALDYGDAEEAIDSIRNSFERAILEVSRT; encoded by the coding sequence ATGGCTTTTCAAGTATTGTTAAATTTCTTTATCGCCTTTTTATGGATGTTCCTATCGATGAATTTTACACTATCAACTTTTCTAATAGGATTTATTTTAGGAATCATTATGATTCTCATGATGAACCGATTTATACCGGGTAGGTTCTATATGGGGCGGGTTTGGGCATTAGTAAAATTATTCTTTTTATTTTTAAAGGAACTATTTTTAGCCAATTTCCAAGTACTATCCTTAATCATACGACCAAAAATGCCAATTAAACCTGCTATTTTTGCACTACCAACTGTGCTTGAGAAAGAATGGGAAATCACCCTACTTTCTAACTTAATTACCCTTACTCCTGGTACATTGGTTGTGGCGATTTCTGAAGACTCGAAAACACTTTTCATCCATGCCCTTGACTACGGAGATGCAGAAGAAGCGATCGACTCTATTCGAAACTCATTTGAAAGAGCTATTTTGGAGGTGAGTCGAACATGA
- a CDS encoding Na(+)/H(+) antiporter subunit F1: MMIFFWISLVIISLAIAAFIYRVIVGPTIPDRVVALDTIGVALICMIGLISILADTSFYLDIILLLAILAFIGTVAFSKFLEKGVIIERDRNSKE; encoded by the coding sequence ATGATGATTTTCTTTTGGATAAGTTTAGTCATTATTAGTTTGGCAATTGCCGCCTTTATTTACCGCGTAATTGTTGGTCCAACGATTCCAGATCGTGTAGTAGCTTTGGATACAATTGGTGTCGCCTTAATTTGCATGATCGGATTGATTTCCATTTTAGCGGATACTAGTTTCTATTTAGATATCATTTTACTTTTAGCGATACTTGCGTTTATTGGTACTGTTGCATTCTCTAAATTTTTAGAGAAAGGAGTGATCATAGAACGTGATCGAAATTCTAAAGAATAG
- the mnhG gene encoding monovalent cation/H(+) antiporter subunit G has product MIEILKNSLIILTTSIGLVFIVVTAVGLIRLPDVYSRTHAASKSATLGVMFILLGVFLHFWLIKDEVNTRLLLGIAFLFMTGPVGGHVIGRAAYLSGVPMWKHSVKDDLGPYLKEQKKAHRQSID; this is encoded by the coding sequence GTGATCGAAATTCTAAAGAATAGTCTCATCATTCTCACGACGTCTATTGGCCTCGTTTTTATTGTCGTAACAGCTGTAGGATTAATTCGCCTTCCTGACGTGTATTCACGTACGCACGCAGCATCCAAAAGTGCTACGTTAGGTGTTATGTTTATACTACTAGGCGTTTTTCTTCATTTTTGGCTAATCAAAGATGAAGTGAATACACGACTATTGTTAGGAATTGCATTTCTGTTTATGACTGGTCCTGTTGGAGGACATGTTATTGGAAGAGCAGCCTATTTATCTGGTGTTCCTATGTGGAAGCACTCCGTTAAAGATGATTTAGGTCCTTATTTAAAGGAACAAAAAAAAGCGCATCGTCAGTCAATTGATTGA